GCGCGCCCGGCGGCAAGCTGGGCGACAGCCTGCAGCAGGCGCGGTTGCTCACGAGAGGCCAGGCGACCATCAGGCTCGATGATGCCCATATCAATCAGCCAGGCCTCAAACTCCGGAGCGGGTCGCAGGCCCAGGGTGGTCTGCACAAAGCGCACATCGTGATACGAGGTGCTCTGGTAGTTGAGCATCACGTCATCGGCCCCGGGCACGCCCATGATGTAGGCGCAGCCAGCCACGCCCAGCAGCACCAGGAGGTTGTCAATATCGTTCTGGTCTGCTTCGGCGTGATTAGTGTAGCACGCGTCGCAGCCCATCGGCACGCCCATCAGGCGACCGCAGAAGAGGTCTTCGAGCGCAGCGCGGGTGATCTGCTTGCCATCGTAGAGATATTCAGGACCGATAAAGCCCACCACCGTGTTGACCAGCAGCGGCTCGAAGTGGCGGGCCACGGCATAGGCCCGGGCCTCGCAGGTCTGCTGGTCAACGCCGTGGTGGGCGTTGGCCGAGAGGGCGCTGCCCTGACCGGTTTCAAAGTACATCACGTTGTCGCCGATGGCGCCGCGACCCAACGACAGCGCGGCGGCGCGCGCCTCGCGCAGGAGGGCGAGGTTGACCCCGAAGGAGCGGTTGGCGGCTTCGGTGCCGGCAATGGACTGGAACACCAGGTCCACCGGAGCGCCGCGTTCGATGGCGGCCATCTGGGTGGTGACGTGGGCCAGTAGCGACGACTGGATGGGGATGGCGTAACGCTGGCGCAGATCATCAATCAATTCAAGGAGGGCGATGACGGCCTGTGGGCTGTCGGTAGCGGGATTGATGCCAATTACCGCATCGCCGCAGCCGTGGAGCAGACCGTCGAGGATCGAGGCGGCGATGCCGCGGGGATCGTCGGTGGGGTGGTTAGGCTGGATGCGTGACGAGAAGCGGCCGGGCAGGCCGATGGTGGTGCGAAAGCGGGTTACCACGCGGCACTTGCGGCTGACCGCGATCAGATCCTGATTACGCATAATCTTGGAGACGGCAGCGGCCATTTCAGGAGTGATCCCGGGCGCCAGAGCGTTGAGGACCTCGCTATCCGTAGCGTAGGAGAGCAGCCATTCACGGAAGGCGCCCACGGTCAAGCCGCTAATGGGTGCAAAGGCGGCGCGATCGTGGGTATCAAGGATCAGGCGCGTGACTTCGTCTTCCTCGTAGGGGATCAGCGGTTCTTCGAGAAAGGTTGTCAGTGGCAGCTCGGCCAGGCACAGTTGGGCGGCGACCCGCTCTTCAGCGCTCTCGGCGGCGAGACCGGCAAGCTGGTCGCCTGAGCGTTCAGGGGTGGCTCTGGCCATGAGGGTCTTGAGATCCTTGAACTGGTAGGTGCGCCCGCCAAGGGTCTGGGTGTATGGCATGGTTCAAACCCGCTTGAGTCTCTAGTGTTCGTCACTATGCTTCTCCGGCTCCGCGGACCGGTTGTGTGGAGATGTAGAGCTGTGGAGGTGCGGAGGTGTGTAAGGAGAGGCGCATATCGGTGCATTCTCGAACAGAGGAGGTCCGGAGGGGCTTTGCCCTCCCGGAAACTCTCTGCTCCGACCATCCGGTGAAGCCTCACAGATGCTTGAGTTCACGTTCGGCTTCGGCGATCAGCGCGGCTTCTTCTTCGGGCGCCTGGGCAACGAGGCGCTTGCGGCTATAGAAGAAGTAGTACGCCACCATTACCGCCATAAAGATCGCCGTGCCGATCACGCCGGGCCGGTTATCCTCGATCGCCATGGTGGCGAAGAGCGAGAGCACGGCCAGAACTGTGCCGACCACGGCGCCGGGCACTCCGAGGGGGCTTTTGTAGGGGCGGTGCAGGTTGGGGCGGGTAATAGCCAGCTTGATATACGAGAGCATCACCAGCGCGTAGGAGATCACCGCGCCGAAAACGCTCATAGTCAGGAGCGCGGCGCCAACGCTGCTGCCGCTGCCGAGGAGATCGATCAACAGGGCCAGAACCAGACCGACTACGCCGCCGAGGATGAGCGCGCGAGCGGGCGTATGGCGCGCGCCGGTCACCGAGATCCAGCGGGGGATGTAGCCGGCGCGCGAGAGGGAGAAGAGCACCCGCCCGTAGGCGTAGATGATGGTGTGGAAACTGGCTACCAGGCCGGTGAGCGCCACCAGGGTCAAGACAATCGTTGTAGCGCCGGAACCGAAGATGGCGCGGAAGCCGATCTCCAGGGGAGCTGCCGACTCGCCGACCTCCGCGGCGCCGCCGCCTACGCCGGAGTTGAGCACCAGGGTCAGCAAGGAGAGCGCCAGTAAGGTGAGCAGACCCCAGATCAGCGCCCTGGGAATATCGCGCACGACGTCGTGACTTTCTTCGGCCGCCAGGGGCAGTTGCTCGATTGCCAGATAGAACCAGATGGCAAAAGGCAAGGCCGCGAATACGCCGTACCAGCCGAAGGGGAGGAAGGCGTTATTGCCTGGCGTGGGCGGGATGTTGAACACGCGATCCCAGCTAAAGGCCCCGGAGATCACCGCGCCGACGTAGAACACCACCAGGGCGCCGATGGCCAGGAGCGTGACGATCAGGCCAACGCGCAGGGTGAGGGCGGTGCCCAGGACATTGATGCCGACAAAGACGGCGTAGAAAACCACCCACCAGACGTAGAGCGGAACAAAGGAGAAAATGGTCTGCATGTAGGCGGCGATGGAGGTGACAATCACCGCGGGGGTGATTACATATTCGATAATATCAGCAACGCCGTTCACAAACCCAAGGGTTGGCCCAAAGGCGTTGCGGGTGAACGAGTAGAAACCGCCAGCATGGGGCAGGGCGGCGGATAGTTCCGCAATTGAAAAAACCATGCACAGGTACATGACGGCCACAACGAACGTGGCAAGCAGGAGACCGCCGAATCCGCCCGCAGACAGACCGTAGTTCCAGCCAAAGAAATCGCCCGAAATAACCGCGCCAACGCCGAGGGCCCACAACAGCACCCAGCCGGCGCTTTTGCGCAGGCGGCGCTGCGCCAGATACTCCTCGCCGACCTGTTCGTAGGTTACTCCGCCAACATCAACCTGTGACTTTCTGCCGAGCGCCTGTGGCTTGTCAGCCATAACCGGACTCCTCTCAGGATCCAACGAACAAACGAATGCCAACCCGCAAACCTGGACCCTCGCGTAACCACGAGCCGCGATCGGCGCGTGGCCGGGCGTGAGCCGCAGGATGGAGGCCATACTGCGAAACTGCCGCATTTGCGGCAGCGCATCTTACGCAGCATGCGACCGGGGCAAAGCTATGCCGCCTGCGGCGCTGGAGGAGTCGCGGTCGCTCTTCGCTCATGCTGGGGAAATTGCGATAAATGTACCGGATCGTCAGCGGGTTGTCAAGCGACGTGTGTATGGCGAGGCACGCACGCCAGGCCGGGGAACGGGCGTCTCTGGCGGGCGCAGCGTAGCGCACGGGGCGCTGCGCCGCCAGCGTCGGGTTGACGGGGCGTGGGGAAACCAGCTTTCCCCACACCCTCGCCTGGCGGGAAGGTTCTCATTCCGCCCGGAGCAGACCGATTGCGGCTTCGCCAGAAGACGCGCCCGCAACGGGCGGAAGCGGGCATGACGGGTGGGCTGCGCTGCCCGGCGTCCCCCCAGAATGGCGCCGTAAGGGGGCGACACTCCTGAGGAGGCGATAGCAAAAAAGAAACAGGACGCTGCCGCCGGTGGTCCAATAGAGGCTCTGGACCCAGGGATTGGCGCTGTCGCTGCCGCTGAAGATGCCATGCAGCAATACAAGAACGAAGAGCGCGAAGCTCAGGAAGTGGATGAGCCGCCAGGCCCCACGACCGATCCATGATTTGATGTAGAAGCTGAGACCAACCAGGGCCAGAAGATACAGGCCGATCTGGCCCAGACCAACCCAGAGGGGTTGATGGCCGGCATAGGCAAAGGGGACCAGAAGCTGACGCAAGTCAGCCTGAATGTAGCGATCACCAAGCAGGATGAAAGCATGAAACATGGCGAAGGCCAATCCCAGCAAACTGGCGTGCTGGTGGAGGTCGAAGGCCATAGGACCGCCCTGCCAGAGGCGGGCGAGTTTGCTGGTCATCAGCAGGCCGGCGACCGTGCTCAGCCAGAGCAAAACGTAGGCGACGATGGCGCTGCTGCGGGCCAGGTACCAGTAGGCGTGCGGCGCATCCCCCAGAAGCGAGGCGCTCAGGGCGGGGAGCCAGGCGGGTAAGACAAACACGGCGCCAAGAGCGCCGGCAATCGCGGCGGCAAGGAGGCTGAACAGGGTGGGAAGAGCCATCGTAGGAGGCAGGATATCGTCGGTCCCCCGAGCGGCGGGAGTGGCCAGTGGTCCCTCCGTCGCAGGCGCGTCGGATGGGGGAGTGCGCCTGGCGGCGTTGGCCGCGCGAATGGCGGCCAGGCGGGCGGTTTTGTCGCTGCTCATGGTCATTCTCCTGAACTGATGCAAAAATGGGCGATCGGAGAGGAATGGGGAAACCGGGTTTTCCCACGCCCCGGCCTGCTGCGGACCCGGCAAATCACAACCCTGCTTCGAGGGTGTGGGGAAACCCGGTTTCCCCATGCCCCGGCTCGATGGGAGGGCGCCGAAACGTTCAACGCTGCTCGTGAGGATGTAGGGACGCCGGCTGTACCATACTCCGGCCACTTAGCTACGCGCGCTTCCACAACAACGCTTCGAGCGTCGGAGTGTGCAGCACCGCGCCATCGTCACGGACGAGGAGACCGGCCAGCCAGGGGCGCGCGTCCAGCCAGGACAGGCCGGCGGCGCTGCCCAGGATCAGCGCGGCCTTGGCGGCGATCTCGGCGTCGGCAGCGCTTGCGGCCACCACGGTCACGCTAAGCAGGTCAGTCTCGGCGGGCGCGCCGGTGCGCGGATCGATGATATGGTGGCGCTCCATATCGCCCTGACGCCAGCGTCGGTAATCGCGCCCGGAGGTTGCCACGCCGCCGGAGGCGATCCGCAGCACTGCCAGGGGATCGGCGCTGCCACGGGGGTCCTGCACGCCGATGGGCCAGGCGGCGCCGTCGCGACGCGGGCCGCTGACGGCGATGTCGCCGCCGACATCCACCAGGGCCGGGCCATGGCGGGCGATCAGGCGGATGGCTCGATCAGCGGCCCAGCCCTTGGCCACTCCGCCCAGGTCGAGGCGGAGGCCAGGCGGGCGATCCACGCTGCCGTGGAGCGGATCAACGCGAATGCGACGCCAGTCTGCCACGGGCCGGGCGAGCGTTGCCGCGGCGGGCGACGCGCCGCTAGCGACAATGCTGAAGTCGCGGTCGTAGCCGGCATGCTCCAGGGCTTCCAGCACCAGCGGGGTCACGAGGCCGTCGGTCGCTGCGGCGCCGCGCAGGGCCAGGGCGAGCGCCTCGGCCAGCGTGGGGCTGATGACAAGCCACTCGCGCCGGGAGCTGTTCAGACAGCTTAATTCGCTGTCGGGTCGGAAGCGGCTGAGGATCGCCTCCCAGCTCGCGAAGACCCCGGGCAGGCTTGCTAGCGCCGGCCGGGCGATAGGGTCCGGCGCTTCGAGTATGACCAGGATCTGGCTGCCCATAGCGCGGAAGGAAAATGTGACCATAGGTGACACCCCAACTCTCAATTTCGGGTTGTGGATTGCCGTCCGTTGCCAGGCGACGACGCCATTAGCGCGACGAACGGGTCATCGTGATGGGCGCAGGTTGCGTCGCCGAGACGCCTGATAGGCCTGCGGAGGTCGCCGGGCTGACCGCCGCAGCGCCATTTGACGCAACCGGCGGCGAGATGGCTGCCGTTGGCAGCGACTGGATGGTGACCACAGGCGGCAGCGTGGGAATCTGTGGTTCGCTGAGCAGCCACGCCGGGGGCGGAGCGGTGTAGGCCGTGGCGCCGCCAGACGCCTCGGAGGATGTCGCAGCGGGCGGCGGGCTGCTCAGGAAGGCCCAGCCTGCCAGGACGCCGGCAAGGGAGGCGATAGTGATCAACGCTTTGATGCCGGTAGCGCCTGTAGTAGTAGCTGCGGGATGTCGTTTGGTGATCATTTTGGACTCCTGTTCGCAGATTGACTCATGTTGCGATGACCGTCGGAGAAGCCGCGACGTCTGCCGTAACCCCGGCCCGCCAGCATGACATACCCTCCAGCACCGGCTTGCAGGCGGAGAAACAAGGTTTCCCCGGCCCTCTTCCAACACCGGCGAGCAGGCGGTGAACCCGGAGTTCCCGGCTCTGGCCCGCCCGAGAAGGCCCCGGGCGCAAGGAAAACCGGCATCAGTCATCATGCCCTTCGTGACGCTCGCGCCGGAACCGGTCGTCATCTCCGCCAGCGGCTATCCTGGCATAGACCACCTGGCCGGTGGCGGCATCCACGTAGACTGAGCTCCTGTCGCTGAACTTCACCTCGTAGACCAGGGCGCCGTGCTCGGTCTCGCGCTCGACGGCGATCACCTGGCCGCCGTAGTAGCGTTGCGCAATGACAATTGCCTGTTGTTCGCCGATCGCGGCGCCGGTCGCCGACGCGACGACCGGCGCTGTGCCGCCGGATGCTCGAGACTGGGCGGCGCTGGCGAGTTGTTGATTGGCGCTGGCAATCCGGGCGTTGGCGGCTTCCAGGCGCGCGCTGGCTTCGGCCAGGGCGGCCTGGTAGGCGGCTTCGCGCTCGCGCAGCAGGGCCTCGATCGCGGGGTCAGGCGCAGCAGCGGCAGGCGATGGGGTGACCGCGGCGCTCGCCGGGAGCACATTCGCCGTCTGGCCGGCAGCGCCGCTCAGATGGATGCTCAACGCGCCCACAATAACGAGAACGAAAGCGGTGATGGCAGCAGCGACGATCAGTGCAAGACGCTGGCTCATAGGGTGGATCCTCCTTGTAGGATTTTAGATTGTGGATTTATCGTGCATAGAGGCCCGATACGATCCGGGGGTGATGGGCAAGCGGCCAACTTAACGGGAACCGGTATTGGACCGGCAACAACGGCGTGTTTCGGCAGAAGTGGCGCGGCCGGCGGCGCCCATAACCTCTGGCCTTCGCTTCTCCAGGCTTGCGCTAATCAAGAGAAGCGTCGTTGCGTAAGATAATCGGGAGGCTTTGGAACTTTCTTGGAAGGCCCCTCGAATGTTCCAATCTTTTTCCAATCTTGATGAGGTATGCTGAAGACGAGCACAGGGGAAGCTGGATCGCCTGCGGTTCACCGAAGGGGCCAGCACCACGCTGCCGGTTGGAAGGCGAGGAAACCGCAGTTCCCTGCGCCCCTGTCTGTGAGGTTGAAAAACCGTCAGGGAACCCGGATTTCTGCGACCCCGCTCGACGAGGCGGCCGGCGGACGAGCGCCGGGAGGAAGGATTGAAGACGGTCATGCGCGTGCTGGTGATAGAGGACGATCAACGGCTGGCCCGGCTGGTTGCCCGTGTGCTGGAGGAAGCCCACTACCAGGCGGATGTAGCCCACGATGGCGACACAGGGCTGGATCTGGCCCTGCGGGGCAGCTATGACGTGGCGATTATTGACTGGATGCTGCCCGGGCGGGACGGGCCGTCGATCTGCCGGTCGGTGCGCCTGGCGCGCCTGCCTACCGCGCTGCTCTTGCTGACGGCGCGCGGCCAGATCGAGGATAAGGTCGCGGGCCTGGACAGCGGGGCGGACGATTACCTGGTCAAGCCGTTCGCCTTTGAAGAGTTGCTGGCGCGGGTGCGCGCGCTGAGCCGCCGTTTTGCGCCGCCCGGAGCCGACGCCCAGGAGTTGCGCGCGGGCGCGATCGTGCTCGACCTGCGCGGGCATACGGCGCGCCGCAATACCCGCGCGCTCGACCTGACGCCCACCGAGTGGAACCTGCTCGAGTATTTGATCCGTCACCAGGGTCAGACCCTGACCCGCCAGCAGATCCTGGATTATGTCTGGTCATATGAACACGATGTGCAGCCGCAAATGGTTGACGTATACATTTCGTATCTGCGACGCAAATTGAACGGCCCCGGAGAGCGCGATCCAATTGTGACGGTGCGCGGCGTCGGTTACCGACTGGAGGCGCCCGATGTTTAGAGGCCTGCGGCTTCAATTGACCCTGCTCTATACCCTGGCCGCGCTGATGCTGGTGGCGCTGGTGGGTGGGGGGAGCTACCTGGTAGTGGCGCGGTACTTCCAGCAGGTGACCGATCTGGCCTTGCGGCACAAGATGGCCCACGAGTTTCACGCTCTTGACGCGCCTTTGCCCGCCGACCTGGTCTCGGCGGACCGGGACTGGTCGCTGATCCGCAATGAGCCAGGGCTGTTACCGCGCCGGGCCGGAGCGCCGCTTTCGGAGGCCGAGGCGATGGCGCGAGCGGTGGCCCATCGCGGCGGAGGGGTTCCCCAGCGGGTTGAGCGTGAAGAGAAACGTGGCCGGGAGGTGTACGAGGTGCGCTTCGCCGATGGGGCGGAGGTGATCGTGGATCGGTCCAGCGGGGCCATCCTCGCGTCCGAGGGAGGAGAGCGGCGTGGAGGGAAGGAGACGCCGCTTGCGACGCCCGCGGCAACGGCCACGCCTCTGGCCTATGACGGCGAACTGGCGGCGATCTTCGTCCTGCCGCTCGACACGACGGGGCAGGTGCTCTTCAACCCCAACCCGGCCGCGGCGCCGCTCGGCCCGGACCGGCAGGCTCTGGAAGCCGCATTGCGCCATGGCAGCGACCAGCGCACGGTGCACCTGAGCGATGGGCAACGGGTACGCCTGCTGACCTATCGCCTCACCCGTCCTGATGGGCCAGCGGCGCTGCAACTCGGTCGAGTGCTCAGTGACCAGGATCGCGTGCTATGGCAACTGGCCGTGGGTTTGCTCGTCCTGGGCAGCCTGAGCATGGTGTTGCTGGGCGGGACGAGCTGGTGGCTCGCAGGCCGGGCGCTGCGCCCGGCGCAGGCTGCCTGGGAGCGCCAGCAGCGGTTCATCGCCAGCGCCAGCCACGAGTTGCGCACACCCCTGACGCTGATCCGCGCCAGCGCCGAGGTGGCGCTCCGCAACGTCAGGCCCGAGGACGCTGACCAGCGGGAGTTGCTCGCGGATGTGCTCTCTGAGAGCGATCATATGCGGCGGCTGGTGGACGACCTGCTGATGCTGTCGCGGCTCGACAGCGGCCAGTTGCCGCTCACCCTCACGACGGTGGACGTAGCGCCGTTTCTGGCCGAGGTGCAGCGCCAGGTGGCGCGGCTGGGCACGGAACGGGGCGTGACCGTGAGGGTAGAGGAAGCGAGCGGAGCGGTTTGCGCCGACGCCGACCGGCTGCGCCAGGTGCTGCTGATCGTGCTCGATAATGCATTGCGGCATACGCCGTCCGGCGGGAGCATTACGCTTGCGGCGACGCCCCAGGGACGCGAGGTGCGCTTCAGGGTGAGCGACACGGGGTGCGGGATCGCCCCGGAGCATTTGCCGCACATCTTTGAGCGCTTCTACCGGGTGGATCCGGCTCGCGGGCGGGCCAGCGGCAATGCCGGGCTGGGCCTGGCAATCGCCAGGGCGCTGATCACGGCGATGGGCGGGCAGATCGGGGCGAATAGCGCGCCCGGCCAGGGCACGACGGTGTGGTTTACCTTGCCGGGGAGATGAGGAGCGTGGGCCAGAGAGAGGGAGAGAGGCGTCTGGTTTCCTCGCCCGGCAGGGGAGGTCCGGGAAGGGGTCGGGCCCGGGAAGGCATAGCCTCCCAGGCCCGTCTGTTTGGCAGGGGCATGGGGAAACCCCCTTTCCCCACACTCCATCGGGTCCACCCGCGCGGGTGCGTTTCAGATGAGATGCACAATCACGACGACCCGCCCGAACTGCACCCGCGCGCCGTTGGTAATGGGGGTTGGAACGTTCGGCTCCAGGCGCACGCCGTTGAGCCGGGTGTAGTTAGTGCTGTTGAGATCGGTGATCGTCCACTGACCGCCGGCGCGGCTCAGCCGGGCATGCTGGCGGCTCACGCCGCCCAGTTCGCCGCCGTGAGGGGTGAGATCGATTTCGGGAAAGATGTTGCTCACGGGGTCCTCGCGACCGATGATAATCTCGGTTTTGTCGAGGGGCAGGGGCAGCACAGCGCCGCTCTCCTCGACAACCAGACGCGGGCCGGCGGGCGCCGGAGGTGGCGAGGGCGGCGCCTCGACCGCCGGGGCGGGAGCGGCGGGCGCAGGAGCCACCCCCAGGGCGGCGAGGGAGGCTTCGGCGCGGGCCAGGGCCTCGCGCGCTTCCGCCAGACCGGCGACGACCGCCGGGGGCGTGGCGGGGCCGAAGGTGGCCTGCATCTGCTCCAACTGGGCGATGATCTGTTGCTGGCGGGCGATTTCCTCCTGGAGCCGGCGCACCTCAGCGGGATCGACGGCGGGAGCGGCGGCCTCGAGCGCAGCGCGTTCGTTCTCGGCGCGAGCCAGGGCCTCGCGAGCCTCGGCCAGACCGGTGACGACCGCCGGAGGCGTGGCCGGGCCAAAGGTGGCCTGCATCTGCTCCAACTGGGCGATGATCTGTTGCTGACGAGTGATGGTTGCGGTCAGTTCGGCGCGACGGGTTTCGTAGGCGGCCCGATCGAACGCTGGCGCGCCAGAGGGGGGAGTCGGGGCCTCGGCGGCAGAGACGCCAGGGGCGGCGGCCACGGGCGCGGCGGGCGCCTCGACGGTGGGGGCCTCGGCTGCTGACACAGCGGGCGCCTCGGCGGCAGTGACGGCGGGCGCCGCGTCCACGGGCGCGGCGGGCGCTTCGACGGCGGGCGCCTCGGCCATGGGCGCAGTGGGCGCCTCGGCGGGGACGGGGGCGGCAGGCGCCTCAGCAGGCGCGGGGACAGCGGGGGCCTCGGCAGCGGGGGCGGGAATCTCGGCGCCGTTGGCCAGCGCCGGACCGCTGTCGGGAGGTGTGAGTGATGGCGCGACCGCGGCGGGGGCCGAGGCGTTGATCTGGGCGAACAGATCCGCGCCGCAGGTGTCGCAGAAGCGCTCTCCAGGCAGCGCCGCCGCGCCGCAGAGGGCGCAGATCAACTGCCCCTCAGCGGCGCCGGCGGGCATAGTCGCAGGCCCGGCGGCATCGGCGGCCAGCGCAGGCGCGGCAGGCGTGACGGGATAGGCAAGACTGGTCAGATCAGCGCCGCACTGGTCGCAGAAGGCTTCACCCGGCAGCACCGGCGCGCTGCAAGTTGGACAGACAACCGCGGCCGGCGCGGTCGTCGCCGAGGCGCCGGCGGGGGCAGGGGCAGCGCCCTCCTCAAGCCGCACGCCGCACTGTTCGCAGAAGCGGTTAGCCAGATCATTTGGAGCGCCGCAGGTAGGACAGATCTTCATAATCTTACTCCTCAAGCTTCTGGGTCAACCGGCGCGTGGCGTACTTGAGCGCTTTCTGAGACTCGGCGCTGATGGCGCCGCCCTGCTCGAGTTGCTCGGCCTGCTGGCGGGTTTGCTCAGCCAGTTCGAGTTCGCCGAGGTCGAGCAGGCGTGTGGCAGCAGCGCGCAGTTTCTGGGTGGCGCCGGCGGTATTGCCCATTTCCGCCTCGGCCAGGGCGCGCGTTTGCAACTTGAAGGCCGTCACTTTCTCGACCAGGTTCATCACCCGCGGATCGAACGGCGTCGCGTCGGGATTGGCGCTGAAGGTCAGCAGCACATCCTGCTTCACAATCTGTTCCTGCTGCGAGCCGAGGGGCGTCGCGTGCAACTCGGCCTGGGCGATGCGAAACTGGCCGGGGGGGCGGGCGGGCAGCATCAGTTCGACGATGATGCTGTTGACCTGGCCGTAGACCAGATCGCCCAGTTTCACCGCCACCTCACTGGCGCCAATGGGCTGGTAGCCGAGATTGGCGATGGTGGGCGTAACGCGATAGACGGCGCGAGGTGTCGCCTCGCGCACCAGGCGGAGGAGCAGGCGCGCCTCGACAGCGGCGATCCCCTGGGCAGTGCGCACCGCGCGCTGGAAGAAAGCGAGGATCTGGCCGGGATCGGCAATATAATCCGAGACGCCGCCGGTAGCCTCGGCCAGATCGTCGAGCAATTTCTCGTTCCACTCGGCGCCGAGACCCAGGGCGGTGATCCGCACGCCGGCCTGTGCCAGGCTCTGTGCCAGGGTGCGGCAAACTTCTTCGTCACCCCAGGTCTGGCCGTCGGTGAGGATGAGCATGGCGCTGTAGCGATCAGGGCTGGCGTGCTTCTGCAACTCGGCCTGACCAGACTGCATGCCGAGGGACATCGCCGTGCCGCCCATTTCGACGATCTGTTCAACAGCGGCGTGCAAGGCGGCCGGATCGGTGGCAAAGGTGGCGGGCACGAGGGTCTGGACAGTATCGTCGAAGATGACGATTGAAACGACATCCTGGGGCGTGAGACTATCAATCAGGCGATGGGTGGCCTGCTTCAGACTTTGCAATTTGGCGCCCTGCATCGAACCGGAGCGATCAAGCACGAGGCAAAAGTTCAGTGGAACAGGCGCGGGAGGCGGGGCAGCAGGAGCCGCCTCGACCAGCAGGTAGCCCAGTTGGGGGGCCCCGCTCGCGGGGACGGGAGTGCGCCCCCAACTACAGGTCAGCGTGAGCGTATCGGCCATCGGGTCCTCCATCAGCATAGATCGCCACCGGTTGGACGTTGCGGCGACGGACATGGTTGCCCTGCAAGATTGGTTGCGACAGATCAACTTACTCAAGCCTCACCAGAATGACGGCAATATTATCTTCGCCGCCCGCCTGGTTCGCCGCAGCGACGAGGGCCTCACAGATGGCCTGGGGCGGGTCCTCACGCGCCAGAAAACGTTCCATTTCAGGGTCGCGGGTCATCTCCCACTGGCCGTCGGAGCAGAGCAAGAGGGCGTCGCCGGGCCGGAGGCGTTCGGTAAACACATCAATCTCAATCTCGCTGCGGTCGCCGAGGGAGCGAAGCACGGCATTGCGCTGGGGATGGGTGTAGATGTCGTCCTCGGTAATCTGGCCAAGATCGACCAGACGCTGCACGAGCGAATGATCCTTGCTAATGCGCCGGAGCCTGCCATTGCGGAAGAGATAGGTGCGGCTATCGCCGACATTGCCGATGATCGCCCGATCGCCGGCGACGAGGGCCATGGTGAAGGTAGTTCCCATATCGTTAGCCTGGGCGCGGCTCTCGGCGACCACGGCCTCATTGGCCCGTTGCACGGCCCGGCGCACGAAGGCAATGGCCTCCTCTTCGCTAAAGGTGACATCAGGCTGCACGGCGCGGGCCAG
Above is a window of Chloroflexaceae bacterium DNA encoding:
- a CDS encoding zinc ribbon domain-containing protein; translation: MKICPTCGAPNDLANRFCEQCGVRLEEGAAPAPAGASATTAPAAVVCPTCSAPVLPGEAFCDQCGADLTSLAYPVTPAAPALAADAAGPATMPAGAAEGQLICALCGAAALPGERFCDTCGADLFAQINASAPAAVAPSLTPPDSGPALANGAEIPAPAAEAPAVPAPAEAPAAPVPAEAPTAPMAEAPAVEAPAAPVDAAPAVTAAEAPAVSAAEAPTVEAPAAPVAAAPGVSAAEAPTPPSGAPAFDRAAYETRRAELTATITRQQQIIAQLEQMQATFGPATPPAVVTGLAEAREALARAENERAALEAAAPAVDPAEVRRLQEEIARQQQIIAQLEQMQATFGPATPPAVVAGLAEAREALARAEASLAALGVAPAPAAPAPAVEAPPSPPPAPAGPRLVVEESGAVLPLPLDKTEIIIGREDPVSNIFPEIDLTPHGGELGGVSRQHARLSRAGGQWTITDLNSTNYTRLNGVRLEPNVPTPITNGARVQFGRVVVIVHLI
- a CDS encoding VWA domain-containing protein, whose translation is MADTLTLTCSWGRTPVPASGAPQLGYLLVEAAPAAPPPAPVPLNFCLVLDRSGSMQGAKLQSLKQATHRLIDSLTPQDVVSIVIFDDTVQTLVPATFATDPAALHAAVEQIVEMGGTAMSLGMQSGQAELQKHASPDRYSAMLILTDGQTWGDEEVCRTLAQSLAQAGVRITALGLGAEWNEKLLDDLAEATGGVSDYIADPGQILAFFQRAVRTAQGIAAVEARLLLRLVREATPRAVYRVTPTIANLGYQPIGASEVAVKLGDLVYGQVNSIIVELMLPARPPGQFRIAQAELHATPLGSQQEQIVKQDVLLTFSANPDATPFDPRVMNLVEKVTAFKLQTRALAEAEMGNTAGATQKLRAAATRLLDLGELELAEQTRQQAEQLEQGGAISAESQKALKYATRRLTQKLEE